One part of the Marinobacter sp. M3C genome encodes these proteins:
- a CDS encoding ornithine carbamoyltransferase, with translation MAFNLKNRHFLTLRDFSPREISFLLKLATDLKAAKYAGTEVPQLVGKEIALIFEKNSTRTRVGFEVAAYDQGARVTYLGPSGTHISHKESVKDTARVLGRVYDAIEYRGFGQKIVEELAEYAGVPVYNGLTDEFHPTQILADFLTMQEHVEKPLHQVAYAFLGDAANNMGDSLLIGGAKMGMDVRLCAPKVCWPQQSIQDEAQAIAKETGARITITEDVDTAVAGVDFIYTDVWVSMGEPKEKWGERIKLLAPYQVNAAVMEKTGNPRARFMHCLPAFHNTDTIVGKEIQAEFGISAMEVTDDVFESPASIVFDQAENRMHTIKAVLVATLGA, from the coding sequence ATGGCTTTTAACCTGAAGAATCGGCACTTCCTGACCTTGCGAGATTTCTCCCCCCGGGAGATCAGCTTTCTGCTCAAGCTGGCAACAGATCTAAAAGCGGCGAAATACGCCGGCACAGAGGTACCGCAGCTTGTCGGCAAAGAAATCGCGCTTATCTTTGAAAAGAATTCCACCCGCACACGAGTTGGGTTCGAAGTGGCCGCTTACGATCAGGGCGCCCGGGTCACCTATCTTGGGCCTTCTGGCACCCACATCAGCCACAAAGAGTCGGTAAAAGACACGGCTCGGGTGTTGGGCCGGGTTTACGATGCCATCGAGTACCGCGGTTTTGGCCAGAAGATTGTCGAGGAGTTGGCAGAGTATGCTGGTGTACCTGTCTACAACGGCCTGACCGACGAGTTCCACCCGACGCAGATTCTTGCTGACTTTCTGACCATGCAGGAGCATGTTGAGAAGCCGCTGCACCAGGTGGCCTACGCGTTTCTGGGCGATGCCGCCAACAACATGGGCGACAGCCTGCTGATTGGTGGTGCCAAAATGGGCATGGATGTGCGCCTGTGTGCACCCAAAGTCTGCTGGCCGCAGCAATCCATTCAGGATGAGGCTCAGGCGATTGCAAAGGAAACCGGCGCCCGCATTACCATTACCGAGGATGTCGATACGGCGGTGGCCGGGGTCGACTTTATTTACACCGACGTTTGGGTGTCTATGGGCGAGCCGAAAGAAAAATGGGGCGAGCGGATAAAACTGTTAGCGCCCTACCAGGTGAACGCGGCGGTGATGGAAAAAACCGGCAACCCCCGTGCCCGCTTCATGCACTGCCTGCCAGCGTTTCACAATACCGACACCATCGTTGGTAAAGAAATTCAAGCAGAGTTCGGAATCAGTGCCATGGAGGTAACCGATGACGTTTTCGAAAGCCCGGCTTCGATTGTTTTCGACCAGGCCGAAAACCGTATGCACACCATCAAGGCGGTGCTGGTAGCCACCCTTGGGGCCTGA
- the arcC gene encoding carbamate kinase, with the protein MLIVAALGGNALLKRGEPLTAEAQRTNVRKAATSLAELVRAGHRLVITHGNGPQVGLLALQGAAYKPEEAYPLDVLGAETGGMIGYMIEQELENALGHDRPVATLLTQVVVDPNDPAFANPTKFIGPVYDKAEAESRAAAAGWHIAADGDKWRRVVPSPAPKEIPDMRVLKLLLDQEVVIICTGGGGIPVLRRNDGSMTGVEAVIDKDAASALLARELGADALLLLTDVDAVYRDFGKPTAAPVRTVTPAQARTLDVPAGSMGPKVTAACDFADTGGISGIGRLEDALAILEARAGTLITG; encoded by the coding sequence ATGCTGATTGTTGCAGCACTGGGCGGTAACGCCCTGTTGAAACGTGGCGAACCACTGACCGCCGAAGCCCAGCGCACCAATGTCCGAAAAGCCGCGACATCCCTGGCGGAACTGGTGCGCGCCGGGCACCGACTGGTGATTACCCATGGTAACGGCCCCCAAGTGGGCTTGCTGGCGTTGCAGGGTGCCGCCTATAAGCCTGAAGAAGCCTACCCGCTGGATGTGCTGGGTGCCGAGACCGGTGGTATGATCGGCTATATGATTGAGCAAGAGCTGGAAAATGCTCTGGGCCATGATCGCCCGGTGGCAACCCTGCTGACCCAGGTTGTTGTCGATCCGAATGATCCTGCCTTTGCCAATCCGACCAAATTTATTGGCCCGGTGTACGATAAGGCAGAAGCGGAATCCCGCGCCGCGGCCGCCGGCTGGCATATCGCAGCCGATGGCGACAAGTGGCGCAGGGTAGTGCCTTCCCCTGCGCCAAAAGAAATTCCGGATATGCGCGTACTGAAACTACTGCTGGATCAAGAGGTGGTCATAATCTGTACCGGAGGTGGCGGCATTCCTGTGCTGCGCCGCAACGACGGCAGCATGACCGGTGTTGAGGCGGTCATCGACAAAGATGCCGCCAGTGCGCTGCTAGCAAGAGAGTTGGGCGCCGATGCGTTACTGCTGCTGACCGACGTGGATGCTGTTTATCGTGACTTTGGTAAACCCACCGCCGCTCCGGTTCGCACCGTTACACCGGCCCAGGCAAGAACGCTGGACGTTCCCGCCGGGTCCATGGGACCGAAGGTAACGGCGGCCTGCGACTTTGCAGATACCGGGGGCATCAGCGGCATTGGCCGGTTAGAAGATGCGCTTGCCATTCTGGAGGCGCGCGCGGGAACACTCATCACAGGGTGA
- the atpD gene encoding F0F1 ATP synthase subunit beta produces the protein MLNQAIPGSDQRSPEPTSVTEHLANHELDGEVVGIRGGVVDVLFPQDSPRIHDLLYAGNLAMEVTSLLESGAVRCMALAPVRGLGLGVSVRATGAPIQVPVGDAVLGRMLNVFGEPIDNKPAPATDIRRSIHQPPPALEDRVVHSDILETGIKAIDLLSPIERGGKTGLFGGAGVGKTVLITELINNTVQEYEGVSLFCGIGERSREAEELYREMGDAGVRDKTVMVFGQMNEAPGVRFLVGKTALTMAEYFRDDKKQDVLLLIDNIFRFVQAGSEVSGLMGRMPSRVGYQPTLATELATLEERITSTRNGSITSIQAVYVPADDFTDPAAAHIFSHLSASVVLSRKRASEGLYPAVDPLASASVMLTPAVVGQRHYDIARAVRRTLADYEDLRDIISMLGMEELSAADRAVVARARRLERYLTQPFFTIGSADGANGRRVPIKDTLNDCETILNQTEFNDNESDYYMIGSLKDLAPSS, from the coding sequence ATGTTGAATCAAGCTATTCCAGGCTCAGATCAGCGTAGCCCGGAGCCTACTTCTGTTACTGAGCACCTCGCAAATCACGAACTTGATGGAGAGGTCGTCGGCATTCGCGGTGGCGTTGTTGACGTTCTTTTTCCGCAGGACTCTCCGCGTATTCACGATTTGCTTTACGCCGGTAATCTGGCGATGGAAGTCACGTCACTGCTGGAAAGCGGCGCCGTGCGCTGTATGGCGCTGGCACCGGTACGCGGGCTGGGCCTGGGGGTTTCTGTGCGTGCCACCGGCGCACCCATCCAGGTTCCGGTAGGAGACGCTGTTTTGGGCCGCATGCTGAACGTCTTCGGCGAGCCCATTGATAACAAACCCGCCCCTGCTACCGACATTCGCCGTTCTATTCACCAACCACCACCGGCGCTGGAAGACCGAGTGGTGCACAGCGATATTCTGGAAACCGGCATCAAGGCCATTGACCTGCTGTCGCCTATCGAGCGCGGCGGCAAAACCGGTTTGTTTGGCGGCGCCGGTGTGGGCAAAACCGTGCTGATCACCGAGCTGATTAACAACACCGTGCAGGAATACGAGGGCGTCAGCCTGTTTTGCGGTATTGGCGAACGCTCCCGTGAAGCCGAAGAACTCTACCGGGAAATGGGCGACGCCGGAGTGCGCGACAAAACCGTGATGGTGTTCGGGCAAATGAATGAGGCTCCCGGCGTGCGCTTTCTGGTGGGCAAAACAGCGCTCACCATGGCCGAATATTTCCGTGACGATAAAAAGCAGGACGTTCTTCTGCTGATCGATAACATTTTCCGCTTTGTTCAAGCAGGCTCGGAAGTATCCGGCTTGATGGGCCGCATGCCGTCACGGGTGGGCTACCAGCCCACACTGGCCACCGAACTGGCCACCTTGGAGGAGCGCATAACCTCCACCCGCAACGGTTCCATCACCTCTATTCAGGCGGTATACGTGCCGGCGGATGACTTCACCGACCCTGCTGCTGCGCATATTTTTTCGCACCTGTCTGCTTCGGTGGTGCTGTCGCGCAAACGCGCCAGCGAAGGTTTGTACCCAGCGGTCGATCCTCTTGCCTCGGCTTCTGTGATGCTGACGCCCGCGGTTGTCGGCCAGCGCCACTACGACATCGCCCGCGCGGTGCGGCGCACCCTGGCCGATTATGAAGACCTGCGGGACATTATTTCCATGCTGGGTATGGAAGAACTGTCAGCCGCCGATCGCGCCGTTGTGGCGCGGGCGCGACGTTTGGAACGCTATCTGACCCAGCCGTTCTTCACCATTGGTTCGGCCGACGGCGCCAACGGCAGGCGCGTGCCCATCAAAGACACACTGAACGACTGCGAAACCATCCTCAACCAGACCGAGTTCAACGATAACGAAAGCGACTATTATATGATCGGCTCGCTGAAAGATCTGGCGCCCTCGTCATGA
- a CDS encoding ATPase, which translates to MSLANVMTVTLRLPTRTLFEGRAQRLFATAVNGAFGMLPNHTDFVTALVPSVLILTDETGDELFFGIDEGLLVKTGHQVDIAIRRGVQGDSLDTLNDTIQTAFVEVDEEERVARSALSRLEANIVRRFGDLRKPAL; encoded by the coding sequence ATGAGCCTGGCCAACGTGATGACGGTTACCTTGAGACTGCCTACCCGCACTCTGTTCGAAGGCCGCGCACAACGGCTATTTGCCACCGCCGTCAACGGTGCGTTTGGCATGCTGCCCAACCATACCGACTTTGTCACCGCACTGGTGCCGTCTGTGCTGATTCTGACCGACGAAACCGGTGACGAGCTGTTTTTTGGTATCGACGAGGGCCTGCTGGTGAAAACCGGCCATCAGGTAGACATCGCCATTCGCCGGGGTGTTCAGGGCGACAGTCTGGACACCCTGAACGACACCATACAAACGGCCTTTGTGGAGGTAGACGAAGAAGAGCGGGTAGCCCGGTCAGCGCTATCACGGTTGGAAGCCAACATTGTCCGACGCTTTGGCGACTTACGGAAGCCCGCGTTATGA
- a CDS encoding AtpZ/AtpI family protein has translation MSSRKDRSADDIRRSTERLQRARKQPGTSPLRGIGAFGMIGWSVAVPAVAGAFLGLWLNKVAPQNFSWPIALILGGIVVGAMIAWNWIDKETPKAGGDNNHTDSSEGDKHDG, from the coding sequence ATGAGCAGCCGCAAAGACCGTTCTGCCGACGACATCCGCCGCAGCACTGAACGACTTCAGCGCGCCCGCAAACAGCCCGGAACCAGTCCATTAAGAGGCATCGGTGCCTTTGGCATGATTGGCTGGTCAGTAGCGGTACCCGCCGTTGCGGGGGCGTTTCTGGGGTTATGGCTGAACAAGGTAGCGCCGCAGAATTTTTCCTGGCCTATCGCGCTGATTTTGGGGGGTATTGTGGTGGGCGCCATGATCGCCTGGAACTGGATTGACAAAGAAACCCCAAAAGCCGGCGGCGATAATAACCACACAGACTCCAGCGAAGGAGACAAACATGACGGTTGA
- a CDS encoding ATP synthase subunit I has translation MTVDWSAVLLGLAVGVAVSSVFFVGLAWGMKRALRSRQPEALLLLSATVRIAMLLGVGFWLATSSATAWPMAGFALAFLLVRMVALRWARNRETTPLAEQEGA, from the coding sequence ATGACGGTTGACTGGTCAGCTGTATTGCTGGGATTGGCCGTAGGGGTGGCCGTCAGCAGCGTATTTTTTGTCGGGCTGGCCTGGGGTATGAAACGCGCTCTGCGTTCGCGCCAGCCCGAAGCCCTGTTATTGCTCAGCGCGACCGTGCGCATCGCCATGCTGCTGGGCGTCGGTTTCTGGCTTGCCACCAGCAGTGCCACAGCCTGGCCCATGGCCGGTTTCGCCCTGGCATTTTTGTTAGTGCGCATGGTCGCGCTGCGTTGGGCCAGAAACCGTGAAACCACACCTTTAGCGGAACAAGAGGGCGCGTAA
- a CDS encoding F0F1 ATP synthase subunit A — protein MQFSPDNTIVLTLGGWGLNATIVNTWIVMVLLVGISWFVTRNLRADVPPDRLRTALEVIVKLIQGQIEEVTQNSARHVMYFAGTLFLFIALSNLMLVIPGFSPPTSSLSTTMALALSVLVAVPVFSIASGGVKSYLRTFIEPSVIMLPFNIISEFSRGISLAIRLYGNVMSGAVIAAILLTVAPFFFPVLMDMLGLLTGMIQAYIFAILATVYISSATAEKEPSALNKEPLALNKEQKVLPKQTQPPSHNEEQS, from the coding sequence ATGCAGTTTTCACCGGACAACACCATTGTGCTCACCCTCGGTGGCTGGGGCTTGAACGCGACCATCGTGAATACCTGGATTGTGATGGTATTGCTGGTGGGCATTTCCTGGTTTGTGACTCGCAACCTGCGCGCAGACGTGCCGCCCGACCGCCTACGTACTGCGCTGGAAGTGATCGTAAAACTGATTCAGGGCCAGATTGAGGAAGTCACTCAGAATTCAGCCCGCCACGTGATGTACTTCGCCGGCACTCTATTTCTGTTTATTGCGCTATCGAATCTGATGCTGGTGATTCCCGGCTTTTCGCCGCCCACCTCGTCGTTGTCGACCACCATGGCCCTGGCACTGTCGGTGCTGGTCGCCGTTCCGGTATTCAGCATTGCCAGCGGCGGCGTAAAAAGCTACCTGCGAACCTTTATTGAACCTTCGGTCATCATGCTACCGTTCAATATCATCAGCGAATTTTCCCGTGGTATCTCGCTGGCTATCCGCCTTTACGGAAACGTGATGAGCGGGGCCGTTATTGCCGCCATTCTACTGACCGTCGCACCGTTTTTCTTCCCGGTGCTGATGGACATGCTGGGCCTTCTCACCGGCATGATCCAGGCCTACATCTTCGCCATTCTGGCCACCGTCTATATTTCTTCTGCTACCGCGGAAAAAGAGCCATCAGCTTTAAATAAAGAGCCATTAGCTTTGAATAAAGAGCAAAAAGTCTTACCCAAACAAACACAGCCGCCGTCCCACAACGAGGAACAATCATGA
- a CDS encoding F0F1 ATP synthase subunit C: protein MTDLAIIAAISIFTAGFTIAIGCIGPSLAEGRAAAAAIAAIAQQPDAAPTLSRTLFVSLAMIESTAIYCFVVAMILIFANPFWDAAVQAATVTAS from the coding sequence ATGACCGATCTTGCCATTATCGCGGCAATCTCTATTTTTACCGCCGGTTTCACCATAGCGATTGGCTGCATAGGGCCGTCCCTGGCTGAAGGGCGCGCGGCCGCGGCCGCTATTGCCGCCATTGCCCAGCAGCCAGACGCTGCGCCTACTCTGTCCCGTACCCTGTTCGTCAGCCTGGCGATGATTGAATCCACCGCCATTTACTGTTTTGTGGTGGCGATGATTCTTATCTTCGCCAACCCGTTTTGGGATGCTGCGGTACAGGCAGCGACGGTAACCGCCAGCTAG
- a CDS encoding F0F1 ATP synthase subunit delta, with protein sequence MSIDWITVLAQLANFLVLVWLLKRFLYRPILDGIDAREAEITKSMAAAGEAQQKAQAAQADFQQQKKQLQSDQDAMIQKALRDTEGQRDSLLAEARARLEQEQQDWHKHLERERERFTARLQRAGQETLLELTRKALRDLADETLEQAIVRHVGKRLEPLVDELKKAAAGSTQAIATTREPLPEAAQSQLKTDLEKLLPAMALSFETDADQAPGLILRIGGAQVAWTVDSYTDEFGALLNERLTTGASGRAKAEAE encoded by the coding sequence ATGTCCATTGACTGGATTACCGTTTTGGCACAACTCGCCAACTTTCTGGTGCTGGTGTGGCTGCTGAAACGCTTCTTGTACCGCCCTATTCTGGACGGTATTGACGCGCGCGAAGCTGAAATCACCAAAAGCATGGCCGCCGCCGGTGAAGCTCAGCAAAAAGCACAAGCCGCACAAGCCGACTTCCAGCAGCAGAAAAAACAGCTGCAGTCTGACCAGGACGCCATGATTCAGAAAGCGCTGCGCGATACTGAAGGCCAGCGCGACAGCCTTTTGGCAGAAGCCCGCGCCCGGCTGGAGCAGGAACAACAAGACTGGCATAAACACCTGGAACGGGAACGCGAAAGATTCACCGCCAGGCTACAGCGGGCCGGACAGGAGACCCTGTTGGAACTCACCCGCAAGGCCCTTCGTGACCTGGCCGATGAAACTCTGGAACAGGCCATAGTGCGCCATGTTGGCAAACGCCTGGAACCGTTAGTAGACGAATTGAAAAAAGCGGCAGCGGGCAGCACCCAAGCCATCGCAACCACCCGCGAGCCCTTGCCAGAGGCCGCACAATCACAGCTAAAAACCGATCTCGAAAAACTGCTGCCAGCCATGGCGCTGAGCTTCGAGACCGATGCGGATCAGGCTCCCGGACTGATTCTGCGAATAGGCGGTGCCCAAGTCGCGTGGACGGTTGACAGTTATACCGACGAATTTGGTGCCCTGCTAAACGAGCGTCTGACCACCGGCGCTTCAGGCCGGGCAAAAGCTGAGGCTGAATGA
- a CDS encoding F0F1 ATP synthase subunit alpha gives MSDRDSSSDVNNVNNSQAQNPASAQPQSQSQDFEQQFQRWQQDLLATPTPAPVLTEVGRVIEVGDGVAVVTGLARALADELLIFASGVRGIVLDLEPGRLGVILLGPSEHIRLGEDVRRTRTVISVPVGPALLGRVVNAIGLPRDGLGAIAAVAEHPVEAEAPGVLSRSAIFKPLATGIKAIDAAVPVGLGQRELIIGDRQTGKTSIAVDTMLNQIRSDVMCIYCAIGQRGDAVSRVIDALKKGDMMARSIVMSAGDEETPGLAYIAPYAAMTMAEYFCDQGRDVLIIFDDLTHHARSYRELSLLLRRPPGREAFPGDIFYVHARLLERAGQFTEEVGGGSITALPVVETQAENLSAYIPTNLISITDGQIYLSPQLVQKNQFPAVHQGLSVSRVGSKAQSRALRKVAGNLRVTLSQFEELEDFARFGTRLDDATRARLKRGAAVRNSLRQAERDPMPAVEQLAVLIAAMEGLLDGLEEQPLVDAMQRIRALAKKQLQEIEQRIADDKELRPEDSERVIAMVRSALETDFETDLGTDLEARNGPIS, from the coding sequence ATGAGCGATAGAGACAGCAGCAGCGACGTCAACAACGTTAACAACAGCCAGGCGCAAAACCCTGCCAGCGCGCAGCCTCAGAGCCAGAGCCAGGATTTCGAACAGCAGTTCCAGCGCTGGCAGCAAGACCTGCTGGCCACACCAACACCCGCACCCGTGCTGACCGAGGTGGGTCGCGTTATCGAAGTGGGTGATGGCGTAGCCGTAGTGACCGGTCTGGCTCGCGCCCTGGCGGATGAGTTGCTGATATTTGCGTCCGGCGTACGCGGCATTGTGCTGGACCTTGAGCCCGGCCGGCTGGGCGTTATTCTGCTTGGACCATCGGAACACATCCGCCTTGGCGAAGACGTGCGGCGCACCCGCACGGTGATCAGCGTACCCGTTGGCCCCGCCCTGTTGGGCCGTGTTGTGAATGCCATCGGCCTTCCCCGCGACGGCCTTGGGGCTATCGCGGCAGTCGCCGAGCACCCGGTGGAGGCCGAAGCGCCCGGCGTGTTGAGCCGCTCGGCCATTTTCAAGCCGCTGGCGACCGGCATCAAAGCCATAGACGCCGCCGTGCCGGTGGGCCTGGGCCAGCGCGAACTGATCATCGGTGATCGCCAAACCGGCAAGACCTCCATCGCGGTGGACACCATGCTCAATCAGATACGGTCCGACGTGATGTGTATCTATTGCGCCATTGGCCAGCGCGGCGACGCCGTGTCACGGGTGATAGACGCGCTAAAAAAAGGCGACATGATGGCCCGCAGCATCGTGATGTCGGCAGGCGATGAGGAAACACCAGGTCTGGCTTACATCGCCCCCTATGCTGCCATGACCATGGCGGAGTATTTTTGCGATCAGGGCCGCGATGTATTGATCATATTTGATGATCTGACCCACCACGCACGCTCCTATCGCGAATTGTCGTTATTGCTGCGCCGGCCACCGGGGCGTGAGGCATTTCCAGGCGACATCTTCTACGTTCACGCCCGCCTGCTTGAACGGGCCGGCCAGTTTACCGAAGAGGTGGGCGGTGGCTCTATTACCGCTCTTCCGGTCGTCGAAACCCAGGCCGAGAATCTGTCTGCGTATATTCCCACTAACCTGATCTCCATCACCGATGGCCAGATTTACCTGTCGCCACAGCTGGTGCAGAAAAACCAATTCCCGGCGGTGCATCAGGGGCTGTCGGTGTCCCGCGTGGGTAGCAAGGCCCAGAGCCGGGCCCTGCGCAAGGTCGCCGGCAACCTGCGGGTGACTCTGTCGCAATTTGAAGAACTGGAAGACTTTGCCCGCTTTGGTACGCGGCTGGATGACGCGACCCGCGCCCGCCTGAAGCGCGGTGCGGCGGTACGCAACTCCCTGCGCCAGGCCGAGCGCGACCCGATGCCGGCGGTTGAGCAACTTGCGGTGCTGATTGCGGCCATGGAAGGCTTACTTGACGGCCTGGAAGAGCAGCCACTGGTAGACGCCATGCAGCGCATCCGCGCGCTGGCCAAGAAGCAGTTGCAGGAGATTGAACAACGCATAGCGGACGACAAAGAGTTACGGCCAGAGGACAGCGAGCGGGTGATCGCTATGGTTCGTTCGGCCCTGGAAACTGATTTTGAGACTGATTTGGGGACTGATTTGGAGGCAAGGAATGGCCCAATCTCTTGA
- a CDS encoding FoF1 ATP synthase subunit gamma: MAQSLEALERHSDTLTSIRGIVHTMKTLSAINASPYERAARSIEAYHQTILQGFAAFAYRTGGLSLKQDASAEQLIVVFGTDHGLCGNYNESLAQLVKQHQNAQSAGKPRLLCIGAQMQDALTDQDLKPEATLLPPASADGIGRLAGDIVTRIDALSRGQSLLGVGVTLAFTQRGDHGTREPVTRRLLPLEPALLQSTKRWNSRALPDYTMAADALLSSLIRSHIFASVFRASAEAMVTENAARLALMQQAEQSVDERIDVVTGDLRSVRQTEITNELMDVIIGFEALKKKPKKRNQPPITS; encoded by the coding sequence ATGGCCCAATCTCTTGAAGCACTGGAGCGCCACAGCGACACGCTGACCAGCATCCGTGGCATTGTGCACACCATGAAAACCCTGTCGGCCATTAACGCCTCGCCCTACGAGCGCGCAGCGCGTTCCATAGAGGCCTACCACCAGACTATTTTGCAGGGCTTTGCGGCGTTTGCGTACCGTACCGGTGGGCTCAGCCTGAAACAGGACGCCAGCGCCGAACAGCTGATCGTGGTGTTTGGCACAGACCACGGCCTGTGCGGCAACTACAACGAAAGCTTGGCGCAGTTGGTGAAACAGCACCAAAACGCCCAAAGCGCCGGCAAGCCGCGCCTGCTGTGCATTGGTGCGCAAATGCAGGATGCCCTCACCGATCAGGACTTGAAACCGGAGGCTACGTTACTACCGCCCGCCTCCGCCGACGGCATTGGCCGCTTGGCCGGCGATATTGTCACCCGCATTGACGCTCTCAGCCGTGGCCAGTCCCTGTTAGGCGTCGGCGTGACCCTGGCGTTCACCCAGCGCGGTGATCACGGCACCCGCGAACCCGTCACCCGGCGCCTGCTGCCACTGGAGCCAGCACTGTTACAAAGCACCAAGCGCTGGAACTCCCGGGCGCTGCCAGATTACACCATGGCCGCCGACGCGCTGTTGTCGTCGCTGATTCGCAGCCACATCTTTGCCAGCGTATTTCGCGCCTCGGCCGAAGCCATGGTGACTGAAAACGCTGCGCGCCTGGCGCTGATGCAGCAGGCCGAGCAGTCGGTGGATGAGCGTATTGACGTTGTAACGGGAGATTTGCGCTCTGTGCGCCAGACCGAAATTACCAACGAACTGATGGATGTGATTATTGGGTTTGAAGCACTGAAAAAAAAGCCAAAAAAACGCAACCAACCACCCATTACTTCATGA
- a CDS encoding SDR family oxidoreductase has translation MKLHDRVFLLLGGTGGIGKALVEPLVRAGSRVIVASRHPERIGHLEGVSPVYLDLAAVDLDQQLARLTEAYPEIDGVIHCAGQNRFAELARMSVEELDAQLNVNLRSAMLVARHFAPRFEKAGSGALVFVGSTFGSIGFPGYTAYCATKFGLRGFTEALRRELADTAVQVVYVAPRATATDMNAEAVNELNRALGNRVDTPQAVATAILKAMENGDRRRFLGWPEKLFVVINGILPRIVDKAMLKQLPVIRRFLNAKVAS, from the coding sequence ATGAAGTTGCATGATCGGGTTTTTCTCCTGTTGGGAGGCACCGGGGGTATTGGCAAGGCATTGGTAGAGCCGCTGGTTCGGGCAGGCAGCCGTGTCATCGTAGCCTCGCGCCACCCGGAACGTATCGGTCATTTAGAAGGCGTGTCGCCGGTGTATCTGGACCTGGCAGCTGTTGATCTGGACCAACAGCTGGCGCGCCTGACGGAGGCCTACCCGGAGATCGACGGCGTGATTCATTGCGCCGGTCAGAATCGCTTTGCCGAACTGGCGAGGATGTCGGTTGAAGAGCTCGATGCCCAACTTAACGTGAACCTGCGCTCGGCCATGCTGGTGGCCAGGCACTTTGCCCCCAGATTCGAGAAGGCGGGCAGCGGCGCGCTGGTGTTTGTGGGGTCGACCTTTGGCAGCATAGGCTTCCCCGGCTATACCGCCTATTGCGCCACCAAGTTTGGCCTGCGGGGGTTTACCGAGGCTCTGCGCCGGGAGTTAGCGGATACCGCTGTGCAGGTGGTGTACGTGGCGCCCAGGGCCACCGCCACCGACATGAATGCGGAAGCGGTGAACGAGTTGAATCGTGCGCTTGGCAACCGCGTTGACACGCCCCAGGCGGTGGCAACAGCCATTCTGAAAGCTATGGAAAACGGTGATCGCCGCCGATTTCTCGGCTGGCCCGAAAAATTGTTTGTGGTGATTAACGGGATACTGCCGCGCATTGTTGATAAAGCGATGCTTAAGCAGCTGCCGGTGATTCGGCGTTTTCTTAATGCAAAGGTTGCGTCATGA